One stretch of Thermodesulfobacteriota bacterium DNA includes these proteins:
- a CDS encoding cytochrome-c peroxidase — protein MRNIMVNISCISLTILMLLIPRGVLAQDDLQKKAQALFKPIPDSPPELKHNPISQEKVLLGKMLYFDPRLSASNLISCNTCHNLGTAGVDLQETSTGHGWQKGPRNAPTVLNAVFNIAQFWDGRAKDLEEQAKGPIQATVEMSNNPKRLVETLDSMPEYKELFKRSFPQEKTTVNLDNTVKAIEAFEATLLTPNSRFDKFLKGDATALNEKEKEGLKLFVDKGCAGCHNGINIGGGAYFPFGVVEKPGADILPPDDKGRFMVTKTARDEYVFKVPTLRNIDLTPPYFHSGKVWSLKQAVGIMGAAQLGIELTDDDIDKITAFLSTLTGDQPQVEYPILPSNTDKTPRPILEVLQEQSSGH, from the coding sequence ATGCGAAATATTATGGTAAACATATCGTGCATATCCCTGACGATCCTTATGTTATTAATCCCACGAGGAGTATTGGCTCAGGACGATCTTCAAAAAAAGGCGCAAGCACTTTTCAAACCCATTCCCGATTCACCTCCAGAACTTAAACATAACCCCATTTCACAAGAAAAGGTTCTGCTAGGCAAAATGCTTTACTTCGATCCTAGACTCTCCGCCTCAAATTTGATCAGCTGTAACACCTGCCACAATTTAGGAACAGCCGGTGTAGACCTGCAGGAAACCTCTACCGGACATGGATGGCAAAAGGGGCCTCGAAACGCACCAACAGTACTAAACGCGGTTTTCAATATAGCTCAGTTTTGGGATGGAAGGGCTAAGGATTTGGAGGAACAGGCAAAGGGGCCAATTCAGGCAACCGTGGAAATGAGTAACAATCCGAAGAGATTGGTTGAAACACTAGACAGCATGCCTGAATATAAAGAATTATTTAAGAGGTCTTTTCCGCAGGAGAAAACCACGGTCAATCTGGATAATACCGTAAAGGCAATCGAGGCATTCGAAGCCACGCTCTTGACCCCCAACTCTCGCTTCGACAAATTTCTCAAAGGAGATGCCACAGCTCTTAATGAAAAAGAAAAGGAGGGTCTCAAACTTTTCGTGGATAAGGGCTGTGCCGGTTGCCATAATGGCATCAACATCGGTGGAGGCGCTTACTTCCCCTTTGGAGTCGTAGAGAAACCGGGGGCAGACATTCTTCCTCCAGATGACAAGGGGCGATTTATGGTTACCAAGACCGCTAGGGACGAATATGTATTTAAGGTACCTACATTGAGAAATATCGACCTAACCCCTCCATATTTTCACTCAGGAAAGGTCTGGAGTCTGAAGCAGGCGGTAGGAATTATGGGGGCAGCACAGCTGGGCATAGAACTCACGGACGACGATATTGATAAGATAACCGCTTTCTTGTCAACACTGACTGGAGATCAACCACAGGTAGAATACCCGATCTTGCCTTCTAACACCGACAAGACCCCGCGCCCAATCCTGGAGGTTTTACAGGAGCAGAGCTCGGGTCACTAA
- a CDS encoding DUF302 domain-containing protein produces the protein MEVRKLSNYSFGGETKLSFDEAVKKVTESMKEQGFGILTEIDAKKVLKEKLGLDRKPYKILGACNPQFAHKAIDMEPEIGTLLPCNVLVYERDDGTVVVSAMNPEAALKLVGNPNIEAIAKQVRTRIEKALEEL, from the coding sequence ATGGAAGTAAGAAAATTAAGCAATTATTCATTCGGTGGTGAGACTAAATTGAGCTTCGATGAAGCAGTAAAAAAAGTGACTGAATCCATGAAAGAACAGGGATTTGGTATCCTTACAGAAATAGATGCGAAAAAAGTGCTTAAAGAAAAATTAGGTCTTGATAGAAAACCATATAAGATCCTTGGCGCGTGTAACCCGCAATTTGCTCATAAGGCGATTGACATGGAACCAGAAATAGGAACCCTTCTGCCCTGTAATGTTTTGGTATATGAGAGAGATGACGGAACCGTAGTTGTATCGGCGATGAATCCTGAGGCTGCTTTGAAGCTCGTCGGAAACCCAAACATAGAAGCTATTGCAAAGCAGGTAAGAACGAGAATAGAGAAAGCCTTGGAAGAACTTTAA